The Endomicrobiales bacterium genome has a window encoding:
- a CDS encoding phosphatase PAP2 family protein has product MIETLLALDHKLAGIIVFDFKNSFFDFIMPILSNSKLWTAPLVIFIFFLCTLGKKKGIATTIVLLITIAITDLICGGILKDIFHRARPLSSSFTSFPSCHAANTFAAAMVFAHFYKNILWRFLVFGAAIAVGFSRIYILAHYPLDVIGGMFFGGLIAFVVIHLLKSNANKYIQGQLFNAK; this is encoded by the coding sequence ATGATTGAAACCCTACTGGCATTAGACCATAAACTTGCAGGCATAATTGTTTTTGATTTTAAAAATAGCTTTTTTGATTTCATTATGCCCATACTGTCTAATTCAAAATTGTGGACGGCGCCGCTTGTTATTTTTATATTTTTTCTATGTACACTTGGCAAAAAAAAAGGCATTGCAACAACAATAGTGCTTTTGATAACCATCGCAATTACAGATTTAATTTGCGGTGGTATCTTAAAAGACATTTTTCACAGAGCAAGGCCTTTAAGCAGTTCTTTTACTTCTTTCCCTTCGTGCCATGCGGCAAACACTTTTGCCGCCGCTATGGTGTTTGCCCACTTTTATAAAAACATATTGTGGCGATTTTTGGTGTTTGGCGCGGCGATTGCTGTTGGTTTCTCAAGAATTTACATATTGGCTCATTACCCGTTAGATGTGATAGGCGGTATGTTCTTTGGCGGCCTTATAGCGTTTGTTGTAATACACTTATTAAAATCTAACGCAAATAAATATATACAAGGGCAATTGTTTAATGCTAAATAA
- a CDS encoding MotA/TolQ/ExbB proton channel family protein, protein MFEGKTLWQIFNFGGPVMYVLLFCSIFSIAVILNRIIYYARVSKTSREDFIAEVVSEIKAGNFQKAIEVCKNAQMPFANVVLSGLKLRGHGEKMISNALEREVTIEVIKLEKYTSVVGTIGNISLYIGLFGTIIGVVRAFHDISSVGTGGISTVIGGVSEALVATATGLMVAIPAVVAYNYFVKRIDQFVNDMELCASELLDALSE, encoded by the coding sequence ATGTTCGAGGGTAAAACACTTTGGCAGATTTTTAATTTTGGTGGGCCAGTAATGTATGTGTTGCTGTTTTGTTCAATATTTTCCATCGCCGTAATATTAAACCGCATCATTTATTACGCGCGTGTTTCAAAAACTTCCAGAGAAGATTTCATAGCTGAGGTTGTAAGTGAAATTAAAGCTGGTAACTTTCAAAAAGCCATTGAGGTATGCAAAAATGCACAGATGCCATTTGCCAATGTAGTGCTTTCTGGCCTTAAGCTTCGTGGTCATGGTGAGAAAATGATCTCAAACGCGTTGGAGCGTGAAGTTACCATAGAGGTAATAAAACTTGAAAAATACACAAGCGTGGTTGGCACCATAGGCAATATATCGCTTTACATCGGGCTTTTTGGCACAATTATAGGAGTTGTGAGGGCATTCCACGATATTTCAAGTGTCGGAACAGGCGGCATAAGCACAGTTATAGGCGGAGTTTCAGAGGCACTTGTTGCAACCGCTACGGGCTTAATGGTTGCTATACCAGCAGTGGTTGCCTATAACTATTTTGTAAAAAGAATTGACCAATTTGTTAATGATATGGAACTTTGCGCTTCAGAACTTTTAGACGCACTTTCGGAGTAA
- a CDS encoding biopolymer transporter ExbD, giving the protein MFGNKKRRRTKLMSDINITPFTDVVLVLLIIFMVTTPIITHSALKVQLPKATNVENESGQQITITVDAQGRIIVDGTQVEIKDLTEELTARISIKSNAAVVVKGDKNAKYEAIVNVIDIAKLCGAKKFALAVELKNKND; this is encoded by the coding sequence ATGTTTGGTAACAAAAAGCGTAGAAGAACAAAGCTAATGTCTGATATAAACATCACACCTTTTACAGATGTGGTGCTTGTGTTATTAATTATTTTTATGGTCACAACACCTATAATTACGCACTCGGCATTAAAGGTTCAGTTGCCAAAAGCCACCAATGTTGAAAATGAAAGTGGTCAGCAAATAACAATAACAGTTGATGCGCAAGGGCGTATAATTGTGGATGGCACACAAGTTGAAATTAAAGATTTAACAGAAGAACTTACAGCAAGAATTAGTATCAAAAGTAACGCGGCAGTGGTTGTAAAAGGTGATAAAAACGCGAAATATGAAGCTATTGTCAATGTTATTGATATTGCTAAACTTTGCGGAGCAAAAAAGTTTGCCTTGGCGGTTGAATTAAAAAATAAAAATGATTGA
- a CDS encoding polysaccharide deacetylase family protein gives MKLFITFLVVFFISLNLAYCDNFYAQGPKGKKQIAITFDDGPGPHTQEVLDMLKANGVKATFFMEGQLVNIRPAMAQMVIADGHEVGSHLYDHPNFYKMKGIENKPKLLKQIQLAENAFLKIGHKPNLVRMPYGFVNTWVKQTLEEKGYIAVNWTFGCDWNKMKKEELAAVYVKNVRAGAILLFHDGGSNRERTIYAAKRAIEEAKKQGLGIVTVSQLLGLNKVN, from the coding sequence ATGAAACTATTTATAACATTTCTCGTTGTATTTTTTATATCACTAAACCTTGCTTATTGCGATAACTTTTACGCACAAGGGCCAAAAGGCAAGAAACAAATTGCCATAACTTTTGATGATGGACCTGGCCCACATACCCAAGAAGTGCTTGATATGTTAAAAGCTAATGGGGTAAAAGCCACATTTTTTATGGAAGGCCAGCTTGTAAACATAAGGCCGGCTATGGCACAAATGGTAATTGCCGACGGGCACGAAGTTGGCAGCCATCTTTACGATCACCCCAATTTTTATAAAATGAAAGGTATAGAAAATAAACCAAAATTGCTTAAACAAATTCAATTAGCAGAAAATGCTTTCTTGAAAATTGGACATAAACCAAACTTAGTTAGAATGCCATACGGTTTTGTTAATACTTGGGTAAAACAGACACTTGAAGAAAAAGGTTATATTGCGGTTAATTGGACATTTGGTTGTGACTGGAACAAAATGAAAAAAGAAGAGCTTGCGGCAGTATATGTAAAAAATGTACGAGCAGGCGCAATACTGCTTTTTCATGATGGCGGCAGTAACAGAGAACGTACAATTTATGCCGCAAAAAGGGCAATTGAAGAGGCAAAAAAGCAAGGTCTGGGAATTGTTACGGTGAGTCAGTTATTGGGGCTGAATAAAGTTAACTAA
- a CDS encoding tetratricopeptide repeat protein, which produces MNTKKEITQITNSVKINKKNKCYASTFVFLLLCFFYIVVPFTVYADDQLSETLFLQKNYKAASAEFAASAVLDFDTPSGQVSSLRLADCYFGLGYYLKAQNQYTKFLAIYPQSVHADKALFYLAKALFKQEKYEDALSAYDKFIGQFQNSSYIADAYFGEALCLYNLGRYTTSLAKLGELLDDYGQKRTDLQEAAQFYVAETWFERGSYSEAEAAYKKFLNENKSSLLVPLACYKLGRTFIARGKMESARSEFEDALARQYDPEIQAAIVFSMAESYYFEKQYSQAVSRYESIVKKYPSSDLAPKALFCAGWCFVETGNFAKAAKYFDLMDKNFQLNAYSEQSTYLSGICLYNLGNYRAAYSQLDKFANMHPVSELTPFAAYWSAWSSLKDSKPEKALEQFRTIIKKYPNVSVAERAEFMVAECFFATKEYDAARKHYQQFLSAYASSQMFDDALFGIGKCFAGRGDYGLAREVYENFLKELPKSRLANSVRLEIANTYIFEGKYSDAINALNDLAKVSDNSFANDVNFRLGFAQYKNGNYAKAVQTFAKFADSQNEKGDEVLYYSGLALIKIKEYSSAQKAFDKLLTQWPKSSLVSEALLRKGDIFWDIKEYEKAAQSYGQVVKNYPVSQVAPYALYAKGEALFAQSKNADALNSWQYLVETYPLSNLSSDVGMKIAEKLKAEESYAAALKAYNTVRLKYPASIAGRNAEIGAAQMHYKIGNFATSLSAYDKIIKSLDYTNDLKAIAQFGVAQCYEKLNKINNALYAYQEVVDKYKESVYAPKAQLSIAKIWESLGEDTLAKNAYDVLINKFPKSAIASSQFLTKAIKLQEQSRWKESIDLLRHAIECEDKSIAAQAQKLLGDAFFNTNAYKEATVEYLKTVYLFRDYVQYSSEAQFMAGVACQALKQKKEAINAYKRTVEFFPQSTWAQQAKQKLESMGK; this is translated from the coding sequence ATGAACACAAAAAAAGAAATCACGCAAATAACAAATTCGGTTAAAATAAACAAAAAAAATAAATGCTATGCCAGCACATTTGTTTTTTTACTTTTATGTTTTTTTTATATTGTTGTGCCATTTACAGTTTATGCAGACGACCAGCTTTCAGAAACACTTTTCCTTCAAAAAAACTATAAAGCAGCCTCTGCAGAGTTTGCAGCTTCCGCCGTTTTGGATTTTGACACGCCATCTGGTCAGGTTTCTTCCTTACGCCTTGCCGATTGTTATTTTGGACTTGGTTATTATTTAAAAGCGCAAAATCAATATACAAAGTTTCTTGCCATTTACCCTCAAAGCGTTCATGCCGACAAGGCGCTTTTTTACCTTGCGAAAGCACTTTTTAAACAAGAAAAATATGAAGATGCGTTAAGCGCGTACGACAAATTTATTGGGCAGTTCCAAAACAGTTCTTATATTGCCGATGCCTACTTTGGCGAAGCATTATGCCTTTATAACCTTGGCAGATATACAACTTCACTTGCAAAACTTGGCGAACTATTAGATGATTATGGGCAAAAAAGAACCGATCTGCAAGAAGCCGCCCAATTCTATGTTGCAGAAACCTGGTTTGAAAGAGGTAGTTATTCTGAGGCTGAAGCTGCATATAAAAAATTCTTAAATGAAAATAAAAGTTCTCTTTTGGTGCCGCTTGCTTGTTACAAGCTTGGTCGCACTTTTATTGCAAGGGGCAAAATGGAAAGTGCAAGGTCTGAGTTTGAAGACGCGCTTGCCAGGCAGTATGATCCCGAAATACAAGCGGCAATAGTTTTTTCAATGGCAGAGTCGTATTATTTTGAAAAACAATACTCACAGGCTGTTTCGCGCTATGAAAGCATTGTAAAAAAATATCCGTCATCAGACCTTGCACCAAAAGCACTTTTTTGCGCGGGTTGGTGCTTTGTTGAAACCGGCAACTTTGCAAAAGCCGCAAAATACTTTGATTTAATGGATAAAAATTTTCAGCTTAATGCATACTCTGAACAATCTACTTATTTATCTGGCATCTGCCTTTATAATTTAGGCAACTACAGAGCTGCATATTCTCAGTTAGATAAATTTGCAAATATGCATCCTGTAAGTGAGCTTACGCCATTTGCTGCTTATTGGAGCGCGTGGAGTTCGTTAAAAGATTCCAAACCGGAAAAAGCTCTTGAACAGTTTAGAACAATAATTAAAAAATACCCAAATGTCTCTGTTGCAGAAAGAGCCGAATTTATGGTTGCAGAGTGTTTCTTTGCGACAAAAGAATATGACGCGGCCAGAAAACACTATCAGCAGTTCCTTAGCGCTTATGCATCTTCTCAAATGTTTGATGATGCGCTCTTTGGCATAGGGAAGTGTTTTGCCGGGCGCGGTGACTATGGGCTTGCAAGAGAGGTATATGAAAATTTTTTAAAAGAATTACCAAAAAGCCGTCTTGCAAACAGTGTACGGCTTGAAATTGCAAACACTTATATTTTCGAAGGCAAATATAGTGATGCTATAAATGCTCTAAATGATCTTGCCAAAGTTTCTGATAACTCTTTTGCCAACGATGTCAACTTTCGCCTTGGCTTTGCTCAATATAAAAATGGCAATTACGCAAAAGCGGTGCAAACCTTTGCGAAATTTGCAGATAGCCAAAACGAAAAAGGCGATGAGGTTTTATACTACAGCGGCTTAGCGTTAATAAAAATTAAAGAGTATTCCAGTGCTCAAAAAGCATTTGATAAACTACTTACACAATGGCCAAAATCTTCTCTTGTAAGCGAGGCATTGCTTCGCAAAGGCGATATTTTTTGGGATATAAAAGAATACGAAAAAGCGGCGCAAAGTTACGGTCAGGTTGTAAAAAACTATCCTGTAAGCCAGGTTGCGCCTTATGCTTTATATGCAAAAGGCGAAGCACTTTTCGCGCAGAGTAAAAACGCAGATGCGCTTAATAGTTGGCAATATCTTGTAGAAACATATCCGCTTTCAAACTTAAGCTCCGATGTTGGTATGAAAATAGCAGAAAAGCTAAAAGCCGAAGAGAGTTATGCGGCGGCGCTAAAAGCATATAATACTGTTCGTTTAAAGTATCCAGCATCTATAGCCGGCCGTAACGCTGAAATTGGCGCAGCACAGATGCATTATAAAATAGGCAACTTTGCCACATCGCTAAGTGCGTACGATAAAATTATAAAATCACTCGATTACACAAATGATTTAAAAGCAATCGCGCAATTTGGAGTTGCCCAGTGTTATGAAAAACTTAATAAAATTAATAATGCGCTTTACGCGTATCAAGAAGTAGTAGATAAGTATAAGGAAAGTGTTTATGCACCCAAAGCACAGCTTTCTATTGCTAAAATTTGGGAGTCATTAGGCGAAGACACTCTAGCTAAAAATGCCTACGATGTGTTAATTAACAAGTTTCCAAAAAGTGCAATTGCAAGCAGTCAATTTTTAACAAAAGCTATAAAATTGCAAGAGCAAAGCCGGTGGAAAGAAAGTATTGATTTGTTACGCCACGCCATTGAATGTGAAGATAAATCAATTGCAGCTCAAGCGCAAAAATTGCTTGGTGATGCGTTTTTTAATACTAATGCTTACAAAGAAGCCACAGTAGAATACTTAAAAACTGTATATCTCTTTCGTGATTATGTCCAATATTCTTCAGAGGCGCAGTTTATGGCAGGTGTTGCTTGTCAGGCATTAAAACAAAAAAAAGAAGCTATAAACGCGTATAAAAGAACTGTTGAGTTTTTTCCACAAAGCACATGGGCACAGCAGGCAAAACAAAAGCTTGAAAGTATGGGAAAATGA